In Cucurbita pepo subsp. pepo cultivar mu-cu-16 chromosome LG04, ASM280686v2, whole genome shotgun sequence, the following are encoded in one genomic region:
- the LOC111793906 gene encoding putative pectinesterase/pectinesterase inhibitor 28, with protein MAYDDDAAAENRKRYAIIGVSSMLLVAMVVAVTVGVNLNQDGTSDPATGKKTHEISSSMKAIKAICRPTDYKRECVDSLKGSGKSDPKELVQVGFKAAMKLIQAAAKKSVTLREVEKDPRASQALAVCKELMDYSVDELKFSIQRLGAFDISKLDEMLIDIKIWLSAVITYQETCLDGFANATGDASEKMKKALKTSMRLSSNGLAMVTEFSSMLTELQIPGIDRRLLSIPVLGHEDFPEWVDPGIQRLLAGSPAKRKPNIVVAKDGSGQYKTIQEAINKVPKRKNNATFVIHIKQGVYKEYVVIQKKLTHLMLIGDGPKKTIITGNKNFVDGTTTFKTATVAVSAEHFMARDIGFENTAGPHKHQAVALRVQADKVVFFNCEMHGYQDTLYVHTMRQFYRDCTISGTIDFVFGDAAAVFQNCSFLVRKPLPNQQNIVTAHGRKERRQPSALIIQNSKFKPDADLVPVKKQFRSYLGRPWKEYSRTIIMESYIDDIIEPEGWLPWAGDWGLRTCFYTEFNNYGPGSGKSKRVKWRGIKSITPQHAVDFTPGRFILGDRWIKATGVPYVSGMTKPKAGVGN; from the exons ATGgcttatgatgatgatgctgCTGCTGAGAACAGGAAGCGCTACGCCATCATCGGCGTCTCGTCCATGCTACTGGTTGCGATGGTGGTGGCGGTGACCGTCGGAGTTAACCTGAACCAAGATGGAACGAGCGATCCGGCCACCGGAAAGAAGACTCATGAGATATCTTCTTCTATGAAAGCCATCAAAGCCATTTGCCGGCCTACTGATTACAAGCGAGAATGTGTTGATAGCCTTAAGGGGTCCGGAAAATCGGACCCGAAGGAATTGGTTCAGGTTGGGTTCAAGGCTGCCATGAAACTCATCCAAGCCGCTGCTAAGAAATCTGTCACCTTAAGAGAGGTTGAGAAAGATCCTAGAGCTTCCCAAGCCCTTGCTGTGTGTAAGGAGCTCATGGATTATTCTGTTGACGAACTTAAATTCTCCATTCAAAGGCTTGGCGCGTTTGACATTAGTAAGCTCGATGAGATGTTGATCGATATTAAGATCTGGCTCAGTGCCGTTATTACTTATCAG gAAACTTGCTTGGATGGGTTCGCGAACGCGACAGGGGACGCATCGGAAAAGATGAAGAAGGCATTGAAGACATCGATGCGATTGAGCAGCAATGGGTTGGCGATGGTGACGGAGTTTTCCTCCATGTTGACGGAGTTGCAAATTCCAGGGATCGACCGACGACTTCTCAGCATTCCAGTTCTCGGGCACGAGGATTTCCCCGAGTGGGTCGACCCCGGTATACAGCGTCTCCTCGCCGGTTCTCCGGCGAAGAGGAAGCCAAACATTGTGGTGGCTAAAGACGGAAGTGGGCAGTACAAAACCATTCAAGAGGCTATAAACAAAGTTCCCAAGAGGAAGAACAACGCAACTTTTGTAATCCATATCAAGCAAGGAGTGTACAAAGAATATGTTGTCATTCAAAAAAAGCTAACCCATTTGATGCTCATTGGTGATGGCCCTAAAAAGACCATAATCACCGGAAATAAGAACTTTGTCGATGGCACGACCACGTTCAAGACCGCTACCGTTG CTGTTTCCGCAGAGCACTTCATGGCTAGAGACATCGGATTCGAGAACACGGCAGGACCACATAAGCACCAAGCCGTAGCATTACGAGTCCAAGCAGACAAAGTAGTATTCTTCAATTGCGAGATGCATGGATACCAAGACACCCTCTACGTACACACCATGCGTCAATTCTACCGTGACTGCACCATCTCCGGCACGATCGACTTCGTGTTCGGGGACGCAGCGGCCGTGTTCCAAAACTGCAGCTTCTTGGTGCGCAAGCCGCTGCCGAACCAACAAAACATCGTGACGGCGCACGGGCGGAAGGAGCGGAGGCAGCCCTCGGCCCTGATCATCCAAAATTCAAAGTTCAAGCCGGATGCGGATCTGGTGCCGGTGAAGAAGCAGTTCCGGTCGTACCTAGGGCGGCCGTGGAAGGAATATTCTAGAACGATCATAATGGAATCATACATAGATGACATAATAGAGCCGGAAGGGTGGCTGCCGTGGGCGGGGGACTGGGGGCTGAGGACATGCTTTTACACGGAGTTCAACAACTACGGGCCGGGGTCGGGGAAGTCGAAGAGGGTGAAGTGGAGGGGAATCAAGAGCATTACGCCGCAGCACGCGGTGGACTTTACTCCGGGGAGGTTCATATTGGGGGATAGATGGATTAAAGCCACCGGAGTACCGTACGTTTCAGGGATGACCAAACCCAAGGCGGGAGTTGGTAATTGA